The Aquamicrobium lusatiense genome segment ACCAGGCCCGGCTGTTCGGCCTCGACCACGCCCTTGAGCACCTTGGCGACGCCCAGCGGCTCGACCGTCTCGTCCGACTTCACCAGAATGGCGCGATCGGCACCCATGGCCAGCGCCGTGCGCAGCGTCTCCTGGGCCTGCTGCGGGCCGACCGAGACCACGACGATCTCCGCAACCTTGCCCGCTTCCTTCAGGCGGATCGCTTCCTCCACCGCAATCTCGTCAAACGGGTTCATCGCCATCTTCACATTGGCAAGCTCAACACCGCTGCCATCGGCGAGTGCCCTGACCTTCACGTTGGGATCGATCACTCTCTTTATCGCGACCAGCACTTTCATTAAACAGCCTCGACCTTGTTTTGTAGATAATGTTAAACTCCATAATATGAAATTATCGGATAATGGCGATTTTATAAAGGGGGTTGTTTAAAAAATCAAACTACCCTATGGTGAGGCCACTGAGAAACAGGTGTCCTCGCCAATGTCCATCGACAATGATTTCCGTAACCAGATCCTTTCGAGCGTGGAGCGTTTCGTCGCCGATCGCATTGCGCCGCGAGCATCCGAAATCGATGCCGCCAATCTTTTTCCGGCAG includes the following:
- a CDS encoding electron transfer flavoprotein subunit beta/FixA family protein, whose translation is MKVLVAIKRVIDPNVKVRALADGSGVELANVKMAMNPFDEIAVEEAIRLKEAGKVAEIVVVSVGPQQAQETLRTALAMGADRAILVKSDETVEPLGVAKVLKGVVEAEQPGLV